The segment TTTTCGCGGAGGAAACACACGTCGCGATCACACCATGAAGGTTCTGTTCAATAAACCCTATATCACCGGCCGGGAGGCGCATCATCTGGCCCAGGTCGCCCTGTCAGGACAGCTGTCAGGAAACGGCCAATATACGCAGATGTGTCACGCATTTTTCCAGCAACGGTTCGGGTTCGGAAAGGTTTTGCTGACGACCTCCTGCTCCGACGCACTTGAAATGGCTGCCATCCTGTGCGATGTCCAGCCGGGTGATGAGGTGATCATGCCCTCCTTCACCTTTGTTTCCACTGCGAATGCATTTCTGCTCAGGGGTGCACGGATCCGCTTTGCAGACACCCTGGATCGTTACCCGAACATTGATCCGGAGTCCATTAAAGGATTGATCACCTCCCGCACCAGGGTGATCGTGGTGGTGCACTACGCAGGAGTAGCCTGCGACATGGAACCGGTCATGGCCCTTGCTGCTCAGCATAACCTCCTTGTCGTAGAGGACGCTGCGCATGCCCACGACAGCTTCTACAAAAATATCCCGCTGGGAGGCATCGGTCATTTCGGGGCCTTTTCATTCCACGAAACAAAAAATATCATCAGCGGAGAAGGCGGAATGCTCGTGGTGAATGATGAGCGGTTTATCAGGAGAGCTGAAATCATCTGGGAAAAAGGCACCGACAGAGCTGCCTTTTCAAGGGGGGAGGTCAGCAAATACGGATGGAAAGACATTGGATCCTCCTTTCTGCCTTCGGAAATAACAGCAGCGGTACTTTACGCCCAGCTTGAAAAATACGATGAGATCCAGGCGAAAAGAAAAAATGTCTGGAACGGTTATCACGCAAGATTAAAGCCTCTGGAAGAAGCGCGGCTGACCGGTCTGCCCGATCTTCCCCCCTGGGCCACCGTCAATGGCAACATGTTCTTTTTGATCACCCGTGATGATACGGAACGGGATGCATTGCTCTCTTTCCTGAAAAACGAAGGAATCCACGCTGTTTTTCACTACCTGCCACTTCATTCCAGCGATTTTTTCCGTCCACAGCACGACGGCCGGATCCTTGAGCATACCGATCATTTTGCCAGCTGCATCATCCGCCTTCCCTTTTACAACGAAATGACCGAAAATGAGATCACCTTTGTTACGGACACTATTCAAAAATTCTTCACAAAGTCCTGAGCTTTGCTATTTGCTCTTTGAGTTTTAATCTCTCCTCTCTCCTCTCTCCTCTCTCCTCTCTCCTTTCTCCTTTCTCCTCTCTCCTCTCTCCTCTCTCATTTCTCATTTCTCATTTCCACACAGGCACCCTCCCCGGCGTCCACGGCGCCCCTGCACGAATCAGCTCATCTTCCAGCTCCCTGAGTTCCTTTTCCGCCACAACGCGGATCATCTCCAGCACAGGGGGAAACTCCTCCAGCAGGATCGCATAATTATCTTTCATCGACTTGGTCACCGTTGTAGAGCGCCACTGTCCCCAGACGATTGATCCCAGCCGCTGGTTCAGCGGAACAGGTCCGGGCAGGTTTTCCTCATCGCTCGGATTATCGGTCTTTCCCGTAAAACGCAACCGGTACGATTCAAGTTTTGCGGTCGCCTGGCTGGCTCTGGCCAGGAAGTCGGTCGCGATGCCCGGAGTGTTGTGCCCGGCCTGTTTGATGGATTCAGTCCGGTCGAGCAATTCGTTGATGGCCCGCTGGGCTCCCTGCATGGCCTTGTTCAGATCGGCCACATTTTTCTGGAACGT is part of the Bacteroidales bacterium genome and harbors:
- the rffA gene encoding dTDP-4-amino-4,6-dideoxygalactose transaminase, giving the protein MKVLFNKPYITGREAHHLAQVALSGQLSGNGQYTQMCHAFFQQRFGFGKVLLTTSCSDALEMAAILCDVQPGDEVIMPSFTFVSTANAFLLRGARIRFADTLDRYPNIDPESIKGLITSRTRVIVVVHYAGVACDMEPVMALAAQHNLLVVEDAAHAHDSFYKNIPLGGIGHFGAFSFHETKNIISGEGGMLVVNDERFIRRAEIIWEKGTDRAAFSRGEVSKYGWKDIGSSFLPSEITAAVLYAQLEKYDEIQAKRKNVWNGYHARLKPLEEARLTGLPDLPPWATVNGNMFFLITRDDTERDALLSFLKNEGIHAVFHYLPLHSSDFFRPQHDGRILEHTDHFASCIIRLPFYNEMTENEITFVTDTIQKFFTKS